In a single window of the Halobaculum lipolyticum genome:
- a CDS encoding SDR family oxidoreductase, protein MRDIDGDTAAITGASSGIGEATARELASAGVDLALGARREERLAELAQELRAAHGVAVEPVAVDVTDREAVDAFVATAVDALGRLDGVVVNAGIGLPGDVESMPDDDYRAMMDVNVDGAFYTARAALPHLRESAGTLVFVASFAGEYPRPGNPVYAATKWWVRGFAHSLEGDVGADGVAVSVINPTEVRTEFASEHGEPFEERFESGDVTDPTAVADGVRFCLSQAGTDTVSELDLYRRDKFAGW, encoded by the coding sequence GTGCGCGACATCGACGGCGACACGGCGGCGATCACGGGCGCCAGTTCGGGTATCGGCGAGGCGACCGCGCGGGAGTTGGCGTCGGCGGGCGTCGACCTCGCGCTCGGCGCCCGCCGCGAGGAGCGCCTCGCCGAACTAGCCCAGGAGTTGCGCGCGGCCCACGGCGTCGCGGTCGAACCGGTCGCGGTCGACGTCACCGACCGCGAGGCGGTCGACGCGTTCGTCGCGACCGCCGTCGACGCCCTCGGCCGGCTCGACGGGGTCGTCGTCAACGCGGGCATCGGACTCCCGGGCGACGTGGAGTCGATGCCGGACGACGACTACCGCGCGATGATGGACGTGAACGTCGACGGCGCCTTCTACACCGCGCGGGCGGCGCTGCCGCACCTCCGGGAGTCGGCGGGGACGCTCGTGTTCGTCGCGAGTTTCGCGGGCGAGTACCCCCGCCCCGGCAACCCGGTGTACGCCGCGACGAAGTGGTGGGTGCGCGGCTTCGCCCACAGTCTGGAGGGCGACGTCGGCGCCGACGGCGTCGCCGTCAGCGTGATCAACCCCACCGAGGTCCGCACGGAGTTCGCGTCCGAGCACGGGGAGCCGTTCGAGGAGCGGTTCGAGTCCGGGGACGTGACCGACCCGACGGCCGTCGCCGACGGCGTCCGTTTCTGTCTCTCGCAGGCGGGCACCGACACCGTGAGCGAACTCGACCTGTACCGCCGCGACAAGTTCGCCGGGTGGTAG
- a CDS encoding MFS transporter gives MALPAALRARLDRGTALVGLAAVTRVTAGALLGTSLAVHVGRTGSPLEVSLLATAFSLGIILFAPVWGALADVTGRRKLILVGTGVGATLALTPLFAADALAAALSAALPVTVESVWIRVLVRGLYAVFVAGFGPLMLTVASERGGAGGRGQAVGSYNAFHAAGAGTGQFVAGLLLGALVPDGVYLVVAGVSLAATVAVALVDPGDASPDPDAGSLASEVRGRLLPAAGERDHLRTNGLGYLYLGLSARQATVSGVGALMPVYIVTTLSLPEAWMGAVLAFNPVSQTVLMYYLGGVVDDRGRKPMITLGMAGSAAFGLVAAAAVFVPGGLAAAGVVALGYVALAVAYSAMWTGSVAFVGDVAPENRESELMGLASTFRSVGGVVGPLGVGAVATVAGYPAAFAAASVLALGAAGLVSLRVTESRPTAGAAGAGVAAGADD, from the coding sequence ATGGCCCTCCCCGCCGCGCTCCGTGCCCGCCTCGACCGCGGGACGGCGCTGGTCGGACTCGCCGCCGTCACGCGGGTCACCGCCGGGGCGCTGCTCGGCACGTCGCTGGCGGTCCACGTCGGCCGCACCGGTTCGCCCCTCGAGGTGTCGCTGCTCGCGACCGCGTTCTCGCTGGGGATCATCCTGTTCGCCCCGGTCTGGGGCGCGCTCGCGGACGTGACCGGCCGCCGGAAGCTCATCCTCGTCGGCACCGGCGTCGGCGCGACGCTGGCGTTGACCCCGCTGTTCGCGGCCGACGCGCTCGCTGCCGCCCTCTCGGCGGCGCTCCCCGTCACCGTCGAGTCAGTGTGGATCCGAGTGCTCGTTCGCGGGCTGTACGCCGTCTTCGTCGCCGGCTTCGGCCCGTTGATGTTGACCGTCGCCTCCGAGCGCGGCGGCGCCGGGGGCCGCGGACAGGCGGTCGGCTCGTACAACGCCTTCCACGCCGCCGGCGCCGGCACGGGGCAGTTCGTCGCGGGGCTGCTGCTCGGGGCGCTCGTCCCGGACGGGGTGTACCTCGTCGTCGCCGGCGTGTCGCTGGCGGCGACGGTCGCGGTCGCGCTCGTCGACCCCGGCGACGCCTCGCCGGACCCGGACGCGGGGTCGCTCGCGAGCGAGGTCCGGGGGCGACTGCTCCCCGCCGCCGGCGAACGCGACCACCTCCGCACGAACGGACTCGGCTACCTGTACCTCGGGCTGTCGGCGCGACAGGCGACCGTCTCCGGCGTCGGCGCGCTGATGCCCGTCTACATCGTGACGACGCTGTCGCTGCCGGAGGCGTGGATGGGCGCGGTGCTCGCGTTCAATCCCGTCTCCCAGACGGTGTTGATGTACTACTTGGGCGGCGTCGTCGACGACCGCGGGCGCAAGCCGATGATCACGCTCGGGATGGCCGGCTCGGCGGCGTTCGGGCTGGTCGCCGCGGCGGCGGTGTTCGTCCCCGGCGGCCTCGCCGCGGCGGGGGTGGTCGCGCTCGGCTACGTCGCGCTCGCGGTGGCGTACTCCGCGATGTGGACCGGCTCGGTCGCGTTCGTCGGCGACGTCGCCCCCGAGAACCGCGAGTCCGAACTGATGGGGCTGGCGTCGACGTTCCGCTCGGTGGGCGGCGTCGTCGGCCCGCTCGGCGTCGGCGCCGTCGCGACCGTCGCCGGCTACCCGGCGGCGTTCGCGGCCGCGTCCGTGCTGGCGCTCGGCGCCGCCGGACTGGTGTCGCTGCGTGTGACCGAGAGCCGACCGACGGCGGGGGCGGCGGGCGCGGGCGTCGCGGCCGGCGCCGACGACTGA
- a CDS encoding sensor histidine kinase yields the protein MRDATTVERVAGAIRGDGSGTVGRRVDEGVVRLAAAAVVSLTGAVLAVPNAVGFARAEGLAGAVLATVGTVVCVGLVVAGVVLYRSEFTGGNLLRIAGWNLLGLVVLGTVMGLHAVASGLAATAGAGTFLIGNLLAVGAAAHVIIGVFDVQRVRAGQLAGERRKLAVLGRVLRHNLRNDVTVIDGHAARAKDRLGPSPAARSTADGGVTDGEEPEAHESAATDGSRAAAVADAVESMDVVAARADRLGGYADATGRILRAYDNPVADGDTVDLAAVVAETVDAAADRYPDARVSASVPASAPVRGDVRVGRAVAELVENACEHAGERPTVEVTVERGDRTTTVVVADDGDGIPPAERATVFEDADITQTTHGTGLGLWTVRAAVDSCGGRLEVEGSTVRVTLPSAPA from the coding sequence ATGAGAGACGCTACGACGGTCGAGCGTGTCGCGGGGGCGATCCGGGGGGACGGGAGCGGGACGGTCGGCCGCCGGGTCGACGAGGGCGTCGTTCGCCTCGCGGCGGCGGCGGTCGTCTCGCTGACGGGAGCGGTGTTGGCCGTCCCGAACGCGGTCGGGTTCGCGAGGGCCGAGGGACTCGCCGGCGCGGTGCTGGCGACCGTCGGCACGGTCGTCTGTGTGGGGTTGGTCGTGGCGGGCGTGGTGTTGTACCGCAGCGAGTTCACCGGCGGGAACCTCCTCCGGATCGCCGGCTGGAACCTCCTCGGCCTCGTGGTGCTCGGGACGGTGATGGGACTCCACGCCGTCGCGAGCGGTCTGGCCGCGACCGCCGGCGCCGGGACGTTCCTGATCGGGAACCTGCTCGCGGTGGGTGCGGCCGCCCACGTGATCATCGGCGTGTTCGACGTCCAGCGCGTGCGGGCGGGCCAACTCGCGGGCGAACGCCGGAAGCTGGCGGTGCTCGGGCGCGTGCTCCGTCACAACCTCCGCAACGACGTGACCGTAATCGACGGGCACGCCGCGCGGGCGAAGGACCGACTCGGGCCGTCGCCGGCAGCCCGCTCGACCGCCGACGGCGGCGTCACCGACGGGGAGGAACCGGAGGCGCACGAGTCGGCCGCCACCGATGGGTCGAGAGCGGCGGCGGTCGCCGACGCCGTCGAGTCCATGGACGTCGTCGCCGCGCGTGCCGACCGCCTCGGCGGCTACGCCGACGCGACGGGGCGCATCCTGCGGGCGTACGACAACCCGGTCGCCGACGGCGACACCGTCGACCTCGCCGCCGTCGTCGCGGAGACGGTCGACGCCGCCGCCGACCGGTACCCCGACGCCCGGGTGAGCGCCTCGGTTCCGGCGTCGGCGCCGGTGCGCGGCGACGTCCGCGTCGGACGCGCCGTCGCGGAGTTGGTGGAGAACGCCTGCGAACACGCCGGCGAGCGTCCGACCGTGGAGGTGACCGTCGAGCGGGGCGACCGGACGACGACCGTGGTCGTCGCCGACGACGGCGACGGCATCCCGCCCGCCGAGCGGGCGACGGTGTTCGAGGACGCCGACATCACCCAGACCACCCACGGAACCGGGCTGGGGCTGTGGACGGTCCGGGCGGCCGTCGACTCCTGCGGCGGGCGCCTAGAGGTCGAGGGGTCGACCGTCCGCGTGACGCTCCCGAGCGCGCCGGCGTAG
- a CDS encoding AI-2E family transporter: MDLRSPPRSRQLWLGAVVVAVAVVGLFVYSFVGTVVLGLFVYYGARPAHRRVAERVDSRAAAATLTMLALVVPMVALVGYAGVVAFREFAAVAGPQAVETALNALPGDPRSVSAFLREPDALVERLGRIEPLRSRLTAVATTAGALATGLLHLTLALSLAFFLLRDGGRLDGWVRERAAAPDTAAYSLLRGVDADLERVYFGNVATVGVVTAAAVLVYNGYNALAPAAVTLPVPTLLALLTGLATFVPIVVGKLVYVPATAYLLREAAVADAGYLAPAALLAASFLLLDLLPQTVLRPLLSSRTLHGGLVLFAYVFGAALFGWYGLFLGPLLAVVVVQVVAHAFPHVVTGVPIDTVADGVDIGSDPVSADAAADDGDPTDDEATGGTAGEAGDRASGDAADGD; the protein is encoded by the coding sequence ATGGACCTGCGATCGCCGCCGCGGTCGCGACAGCTCTGGCTGGGAGCCGTCGTCGTCGCCGTCGCGGTCGTCGGGCTGTTCGTCTACTCGTTCGTCGGCACGGTCGTCCTCGGCCTGTTCGTCTACTACGGCGCCCGCCCCGCCCACCGGCGGGTCGCCGAGCGCGTCGACAGCCGGGCGGCGGCGGCGACGCTGACGATGCTCGCGCTCGTGGTGCCGATGGTGGCGCTGGTGGGGTACGCCGGGGTCGTCGCGTTCCGCGAGTTCGCCGCCGTCGCCGGGCCGCAAGCGGTCGAGACGGCGTTGAACGCGCTCCCGGGCGACCCGCGCTCGGTGTCGGCGTTCCTGCGCGAGCCGGACGCGCTGGTGGAGCGCCTCGGTCGGATCGAACCGCTGCGGAGCCGGCTGACGGCCGTCGCGACCACCGCCGGCGCGCTCGCGACGGGGCTGCTCCACCTCACGCTGGCGCTGTCGCTGGCCTTCTTCCTGCTCCGGGACGGCGGCCGCCTCGACGGCTGGGTGCGCGAGCGCGCCGCCGCCCCCGACACGGCGGCGTACTCGCTGCTCCGCGGCGTCGACGCCGACCTCGAACGGGTGTACTTCGGCAACGTCGCGACCGTCGGCGTCGTGACGGCGGCGGCCGTCCTCGTCTACAACGGCTACAACGCCCTCGCGCCGGCCGCGGTGACGCTCCCCGTCCCGACGCTGTTGGCGCTGTTGACGGGGCTGGCGACGTTCGTCCCCATCGTCGTCGGGAAGCTCGTGTACGTCCCGGCGACGGCGTACCTCCTCCGGGAAGCCGCCGTCGCCGACGCGGGCTACCTCGCGCCGGCGGCGCTGTTGGCGGCGTCGTTCCTCCTCCTCGATCTGCTGCCGCAGACGGTGCTCCGGCCGCTGCTGTCGAGTCGGACGCTCCACGGCGGGCTGGTGCTGTTCGCGTACGTGTTCGGGGCGGCGCTGTTCGGCTGGTACGGGCTGTTCCTCGGGCCGCTGCTCGCGGTCGTCGTCGTGCAGGTCGTCGCCCACGCGTTCCCCCACGTCGTCACGGGGGTCCCGATCGACACCGTCGCCGACGGCGTCGACATCGGTTCCGACCCGGTGTCGGCCGACGCGGCGGCGGACGACGGCGACCCGACCGACGACGAGGCGACGGGCGGGACGGCCGGGGAGGCCGGCGATCGGGCGAGCGGCGACGCGGCCGACGGCGACTGA
- a CDS encoding P-loop NTPase — MVEAFAVASGKGGTGKTTTTLALGMALAERYDVTVVDADTGMANLLFHAGLADAPVTLQDLLAPDGSAVDVADATYERHGMRVVPCGTSLAAFERSDPARLREVVAELAADTDVLLLDSPATLASKSAVLPVVLADRVVVVTQPTIPALSDALKVQEYATSYGTGVAGVLFNRVRGDLGSVESQAERYFEGPTLGSVPDSDAARAARDAGEPLLAHAPDSDAARAFREVAAGVDPEPKAAGDVADRFRSAVVPERP; from the coding sequence ATGGTCGAGGCGTTCGCGGTCGCGAGCGGCAAGGGGGGGACGGGGAAGACCACCACGACGCTCGCGCTCGGGATGGCGCTGGCCGAGCGGTACGACGTCACCGTCGTCGACGCCGACACGGGGATGGCGAACCTCCTGTTCCACGCCGGACTCGCGGACGCCCCCGTCACGCTCCAGGACCTCCTCGCGCCCGACGGGAGCGCCGTCGACGTGGCCGACGCCACCTACGAGCGCCACGGTATGCGGGTAGTCCCGTGCGGGACGAGCCTCGCGGCGTTCGAGCGCTCGGACCCCGCCAGACTCCGCGAAGTCGTCGCCGAACTCGCGGCCGACACCGACGTCCTGCTGCTGGACTCGCCGGCGACGCTCGCCTCCAAGTCGGCCGTCCTCCCCGTCGTGCTCGCCGACCGCGTCGTCGTCGTCACCCAGCCGACGATCCCGGCGCTGTCGGACGCGCTGAAGGTCCAGGAGTACGCCACCTCCTACGGCACGGGCGTCGCGGGCGTGCTGTTCAACCGGGTGCGCGGCGACCTCGGGAGCGTCGAGTCGCAGGCGGAACGCTACTTCGAGGGACCGACGCTCGGCTCGGTGCCCGACAGCGACGCCGCCCGCGCCGCGCGCGACGCCGGCGAACCCCTGCTCGCACACGCCCCCGACAGCGACGCCGCCCGCGCGTTCCGCGAGGTCGCCGCCGGCGTGGACCCCGAGCCGAAAGCCGCCGGCGACGTCGCCGACCGGTTCCGCAGCGCGGTCGTCCCCGAGCGACCATGA
- a CDS encoding sulfatase-like hydrolase/transferase, whose translation MTSAGDAPSRGVLLITVDSLRADALGPHTPTLRGLARRGTAFETAVAGGNWTPFSFPDLLGARPVFADAATPGPAADPTLAEALSAAGVATAGVNAGNGFLTEYYGYDRGFDEFESFLDGARTPVGRFLTTHPTVNGWVQYLGWPLGSAAAKLRGRERRHAVDTSHLHALERRAFDAIDRFGDAGGDGDRPFFLWLHYMDAHTPYVPAPRHVRAVTDGEVGSLQTLLGHLRAGLGKEVDEDTLRTLRALYDASVRQIDESVDRVLDTLAEAGLREETTVVLGGDHGEEFLDHGHLAHYPKLFDELVRVPFVVDHPGAPAHTESSAVPLRDVPPTVCDALGVTPPAAFAGDSLLPTVVDGEAPERGPVPSLALRGESVTSQPIPRRLGDGTPLVSARTARWTYIRGPDGTVDLFDRHADPGEHDPVDPASVPEATLAPLERAADERLALLSDAADTAAGDRDDDEEAPAEVERRLDALGYR comes from the coding sequence GTGACTTCCGCAGGCGACGCCCCTTCCCGCGGCGTCCTCCTGATCACGGTCGACTCGCTGCGAGCCGACGCGCTCGGTCCGCACACGCCGACGCTGCGCGGACTGGCCCGCCGCGGCACCGCCTTCGAGACGGCGGTCGCCGGCGGTAACTGGACCCCGTTCTCGTTCCCGGACCTGCTCGGGGCGCGACCGGTGTTCGCCGACGCCGCGACGCCCGGTCCCGCCGCCGACCCGACGCTCGCGGAGGCGCTGTCGGCCGCCGGCGTCGCCACCGCCGGCGTCAACGCGGGGAACGGCTTCCTCACGGAGTACTACGGCTACGACCGCGGCTTCGACGAGTTCGAGTCGTTCCTCGACGGCGCCCGCACGCCGGTCGGGCGCTTCCTGACCACCCACCCGACGGTGAACGGCTGGGTGCAGTACCTCGGCTGGCCGCTCGGCAGCGCCGCCGCGAAACTGCGCGGGCGCGAGCGCCGCCACGCCGTCGACACCTCCCACCTCCACGCGCTCGAACGCCGGGCGTTCGACGCCATCGACCGCTTCGGCGACGCGGGCGGCGACGGCGACCGCCCGTTCTTCCTGTGGCTCCACTACATGGACGCCCACACGCCGTACGTCCCCGCGCCGCGCCACGTCCGGGCGGTGACCGACGGCGAAGTCGGCTCGCTCCAGACGCTGCTGGGCCACCTCCGCGCGGGGCTGGGCAAGGAGGTCGACGAGGACACGCTCCGGACGCTGCGCGCGCTGTACGACGCCTCGGTCCGCCAGATCGACGAGTCGGTCGACCGCGTCCTCGACACGCTCGCCGAGGCGGGACTCCGCGAGGAGACGACGGTCGTGCTCGGGGGCGACCACGGCGAGGAGTTCCTCGACCACGGCCACCTCGCGCACTACCCGAAGCTGTTCGACGAACTCGTCCGCGTCCCGTTCGTCGTCGACCACCCCGGGGCGCCCGCCCACACGGAGTCGTCGGCGGTGCCGCTGCGCGACGTGCCCCCCACCGTCTGCGACGCGCTCGGCGTCACCCCGCCCGCGGCGTTCGCCGGCGACAGCCTCCTCCCGACGGTCGTCGACGGCGAGGCGCCCGAACGCGGGCCGGTCCCGTCGCTCGCGCTGCGCGGGGAGTCGGTGACGAGCCAGCCCATCCCGCGACGCCTCGGCGACGGCACCCCGTTGGTGTCGGCGCGGACGGCCCGCTGGACGTACATCCGCGGTCCCGACGGGACGGTCGACCTGTTCGACCGCCACGCGGACCCGGGCGAGCACGACCCGGTCGACCCCGCGTCGGTGCCCGAGGCGACGCTCGCGCCGCTGGAGCGCGCCGCCGACGAGCGCCTCGCGCTGCTGTCGGACGCGGCCGACACGGCCGCCGGGGACCGCGACGACGACGAGGAGGCGCCGGCGGAGGTCGAACGCCGGCTCGACGCGCTCGGCTACCGCTGA
- a CDS encoding HVO_0649 family zinc finger protein, whose amino-acid sequence MAMRRASGTTALDLYRERLREEPTCTKCGYTDEGGTWQTRYRERRLVYRHVCPRCGAIERRTFRFDGAE is encoded by the coding sequence ATGGCGATGAGGCGTGCGAGCGGAACGACCGCCCTGGACCTGTACCGCGAGCGACTGCGGGAGGAGCCGACGTGTACCAAGTGCGGGTACACGGACGAGGGCGGGACGTGGCAGACCCGCTACCGCGAGCGCCGGCTCGTCTACCGCCACGTCTGCCCCCGGTGCGGCGCCATCGAACGGCGGACGTTCCGCTTCGACGGCGCCGAGTGA
- a CDS encoding DUF3194 domain-containing protein, protein MSDDAPDPSDEEVVRAASEAAEGLVLDRYRQSELRDVDVTVTFEDGVLDVDVYVNPPADSDLDAEAVADEAARAARDAVDELFGER, encoded by the coding sequence GTGAGCGACGACGCCCCCGACCCGTCCGACGAGGAAGTCGTCCGCGCGGCCTCCGAGGCGGCCGAGGGGCTGGTTCTCGACCGGTACCGGCAGTCGGAACTGCGTGACGTCGACGTGACCGTCACGTTCGAGGACGGGGTGCTCGACGTGGACGTGTACGTCAACCCCCCGGCCGACTCGGATCTCGACGCCGAGGCGGTGGCCGACGAGGCGGCGCGGGCCGCCCGCGACGCCGTCGACGAACTGTTCGGCGAGCGGTAA
- a CDS encoding prefoldin subunit beta — MQGSLPPEAQEKIEELQDLQEQAQQLAEQKQSTQTSLNEAKAALDAMEDIDEDATMYREVGEILVETDYDSAYDDLEEKVDTLELRAERFDSQEEKVQQQFEDLQEELQQMLQGGAGGPGGMGPGGPGAGGA; from the coding sequence ATGCAGGGTAGTCTGCCGCCGGAAGCCCAGGAAAAGATCGAGGAACTGCAGGACCTGCAGGAGCAGGCCCAGCAGCTCGCCGAACAGAAGCAGTCCACGCAGACCTCGCTGAACGAGGCGAAGGCCGCGCTGGACGCGATGGAGGACATCGACGAGGACGCGACGATGTACCGCGAGGTCGGCGAGATCCTCGTCGAGACCGACTACGACAGCGCCTACGACGACCTCGAGGAGAAGGTCGACACGCTGGAGCTGCGCGCCGAGCGCTTCGACTCCCAGGAGGAGAAGGTCCAGCAGCAGTTCGAGGACCTGCAGGAGGAGCTCCAGCAGATGCTGCAGGGCGGCGCGGGCGGTCCCGGCGGCATGGGTCCCGGCGGTCCCGGCGCCGGCGGCGCGTAA
- a CDS encoding KEOPS complex subunit Pcc1, whose translation MSDPYDHRAVLSFPYPDQRRARIVHDAVRVEVGDIDDDRSTADATLTDATVEVTVRARDLVALRAGVNTWTRLVETAETVAAAAE comes from the coding sequence GTGTCCGACCCGTACGACCACCGCGCGGTACTCTCGTTTCCCTACCCCGACCAGCGGCGCGCCCGGATCGTCCACGACGCCGTCCGCGTCGAGGTGGGCGACATCGACGACGACCGCTCGACCGCCGACGCGACCCTGACCGACGCGACCGTCGAGGTGACCGTCCGCGCACGCGACCTGGTCGCGCTCCGGGCCGGCGTGAACACGTGGACGCGGCTCGTCGAGACGGCCGAGACGGTGGCGGCCGCCGCGGAGTAG
- a CDS encoding DNA-directed RNA polymerase subunit P: MSYKCSRCKRDVELDEYGGVRCPYCGHRVLLKERAPDVKEVDVV, encoded by the coding sequence ATGAGCTACAAGTGTTCCCGGTGTAAGCGCGACGTCGAACTCGACGAGTACGGCGGCGTGCGCTGTCCCTACTGCGGGCACCGCGTCCTCCTCAAGGAGCGCGCGCCCGACGTGAAGGAAGTCGACGTCGTCTGA
- a CDS encoding 50S ribosomal protein L37ae produces MAEQQKARKVGSAGRFGARYGRVARKRVSDIEAQMESATVDGDDVKRIGTGVWVNEETGETFTGGAYRPETPGGRSVRRSIRAALEDESADE; encoded by the coding sequence ATGGCTGAACAGCAGAAGGCGCGGAAGGTCGGCAGCGCCGGCCGGTTCGGCGCGCGATACGGCCGCGTCGCCCGCAAGCGGGTGTCCGACATCGAAGCACAGATGGAGAGCGCGACGGTCGACGGCGACGACGTCAAGCGGATCGGCACCGGCGTCTGGGTGAACGAGGAGACCGGCGAGACGTTCACCGGCGGCGCCTACCGCCCCGAGACGCCCGGCGGTCGCTCCGTGCGCCGCAGCATCCGCGCGGCGCTGGAAGACGAGAGCGCCGACGAGTAA
- a CDS encoding bacterio-opsin activator domain-containing protein, with the protein MLIAEFHLTTPVLRDALAAAPEVTADLERTVEGDTTRIEFFARGDDLTRFEDALGDDASVEDVRVLGEGPDFRFYRATLAEPATHRTTYHAFETTGARPVSASGDHAGWNFRVQFPDRESLAAYRDSCRERNVSFTLHALYERADPRAEADEYGLAGDHGAV; encoded by the coding sequence ATGCTCATCGCCGAATTCCACCTCACGACGCCAGTACTCCGGGACGCGCTCGCGGCCGCCCCGGAGGTCACGGCCGACCTCGAACGGACGGTCGAGGGCGACACCACCCGCATCGAGTTCTTCGCCCGCGGCGACGACCTCACCCGCTTCGAGGACGCCCTCGGCGACGACGCCTCCGTCGAGGACGTCCGCGTGTTGGGGGAGGGTCCCGACTTCCGCTTCTACCGCGCGACGCTGGCGGAGCCGGCGACCCACCGCACCACCTACCACGCCTTCGAGACCACCGGCGCCCGACCCGTGTCCGCCAGCGGCGACCACGCCGGCTGGAACTTCCGAGTGCAGTTCCCCGACCGCGAGTCGCTGGCCGCCTACCGCGACAGCTGTCGCGAACGCAACGTCTCGTTCACCCTCCACGCCCTGTACGAGCGCGCCGACCCCCGCGCCGAGGCCGACGAGTACGGACTCGCCGGCGACCACGGCGCGGTCTGA
- a CDS encoding DUF2103 domain-containing protein: MNCRRCSSPLRKPGDYCLSCDTANCDSVVVDFGAERATLTMLGFEPEHPPDDFDPESLILGETTVTTIPDDGEQTAPVQLRNFAGRVADEVRRKRPETVYAAGEREPLREARAQLHYEFYRVPDDDPVGAVLARRGEPALEVVETPPEAKIGGSHSTLIGERAGMKAILAAADHPHVKKVIPGPIDAGGSGSRTGLRAKVTRADEHGNVRLLLRDGSSVQENRVVTTAGDRETGERVRDDLNVVLAEAGFGGDGSR, encoded by the coding sequence ATGAACTGTCGGCGGTGTAGCTCCCCGCTCCGCAAGCCCGGGGACTACTGTCTCTCCTGCGACACCGCCAACTGCGACAGCGTCGTCGTCGACTTCGGCGCCGAGCGCGCGACGCTCACGATGCTCGGGTTCGAGCCGGAGCACCCGCCCGACGACTTCGACCCCGAGAGCCTGATCCTCGGGGAGACGACGGTAACGACGATCCCGGACGACGGCGAGCAGACCGCGCCCGTCCAACTGCGCAACTTCGCCGGCCGGGTCGCCGACGAGGTGCGGCGCAAGCGCCCGGAGACGGTGTACGCCGCGGGGGAGCGCGAGCCGCTGCGGGAGGCGCGCGCCCAACTCCACTACGAGTTCTACCGCGTCCCCGACGACGACCCGGTCGGCGCCGTCCTCGCGCGCCGCGGCGAGCCGGCGCTGGAGGTGGTGGAGACGCCGCCGGAGGCGAAGATCGGCGGCTCACACTCCACGCTCATCGGCGAGCGGGCGGGGATGAAAGCGATCCTCGCCGCCGCCGACCACCCGCACGTCAAGAAGGTGATCCCGGGTCCCATCGACGCCGGCGGCTCCGGGTCGCGCACGGGCCTGCGCGCGAAGGTGACCCGGGCGGACGAACACGGCAACGTGCGGCTCCTCCTCCGGGACGGGTCGAGCGTGCAGGAGAACCGCGTCGTCACGACCGCGGGCGACCGCGAGACGGGCGAGCGGGTGCGCGACGACCTCAACGTGGTGCTGGCGGAGGCGGGGTTCGGCGGCGACGGGAGCCGGTAG
- a CDS encoding VOC family protein, whose product MNATAIDHFVLTVSDVAASCDFYESLGAEVVTFGDDRTAVRFGDQKINLHPTDGDVTPVASEPTVGAGDFCLLTETPIETVETELRERGIEIEMGPVERTGAVAPITSVYVRDPDGNLVEIATT is encoded by the coding sequence ATGAACGCGACCGCGATCGACCACTTCGTCCTCACCGTCTCCGACGTCGCCGCCAGCTGCGACTTCTACGAGTCGCTGGGGGCGGAGGTCGTGACGTTCGGCGACGACCGGACGGCGGTCCGGTTCGGCGACCAGAAGATCAACCTCCACCCGACCGACGGCGACGTGACGCCCGTCGCGAGCGAGCCGACCGTCGGCGCCGGCGACTTCTGTCTGCTGACGGAGACGCCGATCGAGACGGTCGAGACCGAACTCCGCGAGCGGGGGATCGAGATCGAGATGGGTCCGGTCGAGCGGACCGGGGCGGTCGCCCCCATCACGTCGGTGTACGTCCGCGACCCCGACGGGAACCTCGTCGAGATCGCGACGACCTGA